DNA from Cutibacterium acnes:
CTCCATCACTGCAGAGACTGTCGCAGCAAACAGTGCCAGTGCCGGACGTCCGACACTAAGTCCGGAAGCGGTGACGCAAACCGAACGGTCAGCGGGAGGCCCTGGAGCGGCGTGAGGAGCGGTATTCCAGAACGCCCATGACGACCAGTCCGAGGATCAGGCCGGCAGCCACCCCCACCATCGGGGAGGAGAGCTTGGTGCTGTTCTTGTTGGTTGCTGGAGCGTTCGGGTTGGGGTCCGATGGGAAGGCCGGCTGGACGATCGTTAGCTTCGGCTGCGGGAGGCTAGCGAGAGAACTAGGAACCAGGTCGTTCGCCTTTTCGGCGAATGCGCGGGCGTAGGCGTTGGCGCGCTCGATGGCCTGGTTTTGGTTGGTTCCCATGGCGTAGACCGCAATGACAGTGCCGCCCCCACCCCAATACACCGAGGCGCCCGCCTTGAGGTCGTCTGCGGTTGTTCCGTCATGGAGATACTTTACGGCGGCGTTGACGATGGGGTCCGGGGTGGTGAGAGCGACGTAGTTGCTCATGATCTGGTCGACGGTAGCCGACTCGACGGTGGCCTGGGCCTCGGTGCGTGGCTCGGGCAACGTGACCATCACATGGGCGTGGGCGGCGACCGTTCCGACGGTGTTCCTGGGTGCCATGAGGAGGGAATAGCCGACGAGAAGCCCGGCGGCAACAATGAAGGTTATGAGGCCAGCGAGCCAGTGGTGCCCCAGTCCTTTAAGGAACCCGAGTAGATCGATCGGCTGTCCCGGGTCGCGCGGGCGCGGTGGCTGGGTAGAGGAATCGGTGGTGCCCTCGCGCTCAATAGCGGAGGATCCGGATTGTGCGACGGTGGGTTCAGAGGGAAGGCTGCTCACGTCAGTGCATGCTACACAGCTCAGCTAAGCAGACGGGTGATACCCGCGCGTTAAATCGGTTGGAAGGCGGGCCGCCACGCCGAATTTTCGGCGTCGCCGTGCAGGGGCGACGGGCCTGTCGGGCTAGCACGAGTAAGCTGGCCTTGATGTAACCGGCATGAAAGGCGTCCCACATGGGTGAACCACGGATCATCGACACCGCCGACTTGGACGACGGTGTGACCATCGGCGACGGTTCGTCGATCTGGCATCTTTCCCAAGTTCGCAGCGAGGCCGTCCTCGGGCAGAACGTCGTCGTGGGCCGCGGTGCCTACATCGGCGAGGGCGTCCACGTTGGCGACAACTGCAAGATCCAGAATTACGCGTTGGTTTACGAGCCCGCGAAGCTGGAAGACGGGGTATTCATCGGACCGGCAGTGGTGCTTACCAACGACCACTTCCCGCGGGCTATCAACCCCGACGGCTCCCTCAAATCTGCTGACGACTGGGAGCAGGTGGGTGTGACCTGCAAGCGTGGCTGCTCTGTTGGCGCCCGCTCGGTGTGCATTGCGCCTGTCACTATTGGTGAGTGGGCCACGGTGGCTGCCGGCTCGGTCGTCACCAAGGATGTCCCGGCATATGCCTTGGTGGCCGGCGTCCCGGCCCGTCGCATTAAGTGGGTGGGCCGTTCCGGATTCCCGCTAGATCCCGACGGTGAGAACAAGTGGATCGACTCGCGTACCGGAGACCGGTTCATCGAGGATCCTGCCACCGATACGCTGACCCTGGTTAGCGAGGGCGAGCAGGCCTAAGGCCGTCGTCCCCCAATACCCCCTCGTGGGTGCTACGGCGCCCACAAACCGGACCTTCCGTCCGAATAGTTAGGAGCTTTCACGTGACCGCCCAGTTCATTCCTCCCGCTAAGCCGATCCTCGGCGATGACGAGCGTAAGGCCGTCGACGAGGTTATTGCCTCCGGCATGGTCGCCCAGGGCCCCCAGGTCCACGCCTTCGAGGACGAGTTCTCCTCCCAGGTCGTCGACGGGGTTCACTGCGTCGCCGTCAACTCGGGAACCTCGGCCCTCCACATTGGCCTGCTGGCCTCTGGCATCGGTGAGGGCGACGAGGTCATCGTCCCTTCCTTCACTTTCGCCGCTACCGGCAACTCGGTAGCCCTGTCCGGCGCCAAGCCGGTGTTCGCTGACGTCGACCCGGTCACGTTTACCCTCGACCCGGCTTCCATCGAGGCCTCTATTACCGACAAGACCGCCGCGATCATGCCGGTGCACCTCTATGGTCTCCCGGCTAACATGGCCGAAATTGTCGCGATCGCCACAAAGCACGGTCTCAAGATCTTCGAGGATTGTGCCCAAGCCCACGCTGCCAGCATCGACGGCAAGCATGTCGGTACTTTTGGCACCTTTGGAGCTTTCTCCTTCTACCCGACGAAGAACATGACCTCGGGCGAGGGTGGCATGATCACCACCTCTGACCCGGAAATCACCCGTAAGGCTGCCATGCTCCGCAACCAGGGCATGGAGAAGCGTTACGCCAACGAGTACGTTGGTCTCAACAACCGCATGACTGACATCCACGCTTCC
Protein-coding regions in this window:
- a CDS encoding chain-length determining protein codes for the protein MSSLPSEPTVAQSGSSAIEREGTTDSSTQPPRPRDPGQPIDLLGFLKGLGHHWLAGLITFIVAAGLLVGYSLLMAPRNTVGTVAAHAHVMVTLPEPRTEAQATVESATVDQIMSNYVALTTPDPIVNAAVKYLHDGTTADDLKAGASVYWGGGGTVIAVYAMGTNQNQAIERANAYARAFAEKANDLVPSSLASLPQPKLTIVQPAFPSDPNPNAPATNKNSTKLSSPMVGVAAGLILGLVVMGVLEYRSSRRSRASR
- a CDS encoding acyltransferase; this translates as MGEPRIIDTADLDDGVTIGDGSSIWHLSQVRSEAVLGQNVVVGRGAYIGEGVHVGDNCKIQNYALVYEPAKLEDGVFIGPAVVLTNDHFPRAINPDGSLKSADDWEQVGVTCKRGCSVGARSVCIAPVTIGEWATVAAGSVVTKDVPAYALVAGVPARRIKWVGRSGFPLDPDGENKWIDSRTGDRFIEDPATDTLTLVSEGEQA
- a CDS encoding DegT/DnrJ/EryC1/StrS family aminotransferase, with the translated sequence MTAQFIPPAKPILGDDERKAVDEVIASGMVAQGPQVHAFEDEFSSQVVDGVHCVAVNSGTSALHIGLLASGIGEGDEVIVPSFTFAATGNSVALSGAKPVFADVDPVTFTLDPASIEASITDKTAAIMPVHLYGLPANMAEIVAIATKHGLKIFEDCAQAHAASIDGKHVGTFGTFGAFSFYPTKNMTSGEGGMITTSDPEITRKAAMLRNQGMEKRYANEYVGLNNRMTDIHASIGRVQLTKLAGWTKTRQENAAFLSSNITEAITPAVPEGYVHVYHQYTIRLEGATGEERDRFVTALKEEHQVGSGVYYPIPNHRLPSLAPYAPGLELPNTEKVAAECVSLPVHPSLSQADRERIVAAVNTCAKAGA